One Trichoderma atroviride chromosome 7, complete sequence DNA segment encodes these proteins:
- a CDS encoding uncharacterized protein (EggNog:ENOG41) codes for MPIFSGLGQRRGSKPRELHIRKISFSGCSLSSASDRSFSSDSSSSTLRAHTPRLATSSGTASSFDGLSIHSTYPPKRLHDRPFILSDRQHFESAPTFYDSEDAESSDLEASERDFDGEDEDQTQFTMELPHASPVSNHDYDATEEPHDYFFMHITSRPKPANQSRWSDSTIASTIASLDDLTPVSSMSEPTSAAIADAEEAEAAGASTPSSLTSAAPVPKRPTYKPVDSFDDYVRRGGWKRRGIVFNREDMDTFESR; via the coding sequence atgcccatcttcagcggccttggccagcgaCGAGGGTCCAAACCCCGCGAACTGCACATTCGAAAGATTTCATTCTCTGGCTGCTCACTTTCCTCGGCTTCCGACCGGTCATTCTCTTCAgactcatcatcatccactcTGCGCGCACATACGCCTCGTCTGGCAACCAGCTCCGGCACTGCTTCCAGCTTCGACGGACTCTCTATTCACTCAACCTACCCACCCAAGCGGCTACATGACCGGCCATTTATCCTGTCTGATCGGCAACACTTTGAATCAGCGCCAACATTTTACGACAGCGAAGATGCCGAGAGCAGCGACCTGGAAGCCTCTGAGAGAGACtttgatggcgaggatgaggatcAGACACAGTTCACCATGGAGCTACCTCATGCCAGCCCTGTGAGCAACCATGACTACGATGCCACAGAAGAGCCACATGACTACTTCTTCATGCACATCACAAGCAGACCGAAGCCAGCAAACCAATCTCGCTGGTCCGACTCTACTATTGCATCCACCATTGCCTCACTGGATGACCTCACTCCTGTGTCAAGCATGTCTGAGCCCACTTCAGCCGCTATTGCCGATgctgaagaggccgaagCTGCTGGCGCATCTACCCCTAGCTCCTTAACCTCCGCCGCCCCCGTCCCCAAGAGGCCAACATATAAGCCTGTCGACAGCTTTGACGACTACGTCAGGCGCGGGGGCTGGAAGCGAAGAGGCATCGTCTTCAATCGCGAAGACATGGACACTTTTGAATCCCGATGA
- a CDS encoding uncharacterized protein (TransMembrane:1 (o38-57i)) → MSKPSVQRNVLYGRRHVDRASLVCALEPVVDDARPGPTVILVIVLATASISGSILAVSTQGAASRLELAPGGPAVTWQAVISAAWRHSARAILSKGLDERCDAVGCANGERKGGLGSGRLRHEQLRRMLVAASSKSKNLLVPLFCAVPWSDRSGTGVHLAAPSVTRIAFFSAGGQLHD, encoded by the coding sequence ATGTCAAAACCTTCCGTCCAGCGAAACGTGCTGTATGGTAGACGTCATGTTGACAGGGCGAGTCTAGTTTGTGCCCTTGAGCCCGTGGTTGACGACGCCCGCCCTGGGCCTACAGTAATACTTGTAATAGTACTTGCAACAGCATCAATAAGTGGCAGCATCCTCGCCGTCAGCACGCAAGGAGCCGCATCCAGACTCGAGCTAGCACCCGGTGGTCCTGCAGTTACCTGGCAGGCAGTAATTTCAGCGGCCTGGAGGCACTCTGCGCGCGCGATTCtcagcaaaggcctcgacGAGCGATGCGACGCTGTTGGCTGTGCAAATGGCGAACGCAAGGGAGGCCTTGGCTCCGGACGGCTCAGGCACGAGCAGCTGCGACGAATGCTGGTAGCGGCatcgtcaaagtcaaaaaaCCTGCTAGTGCCCCTCTTCTGTGCCGTGCCCTGGAGCGATCGTTCAGGCACCGGCGTGCATCTGGCAGCGCCGTCTGT